A single genomic interval of Rhododendron vialii isolate Sample 1 chromosome 3a, ASM3025357v1 harbors:
- the LOC131319950 gene encoding probable arabinosyltransferase ARAD1 isoform X4, giving the protein MAGKHSSSITPRTRSRLLLFLLSLLPLSLLFYTISFFTSPSDSLPLRSSPNSNPSADYSFVASLEKFLAQEPRALLDDTVASASEQGVTKLDDMIWKTETERLYGDPLFPPLRVYVYEMPKKFTYDLLTLFWNTYRETSNLTSNGSPVHRLIEQHSIDYWLWTDLIAPESERLLKNVVRVHRQEEADLFYIPIFTTISFFLMEKQQCKALYREALKWVTDQPAWKRSEGRDHILPVHHPWSFKSVRRYMKNAIWLLPDMDSTGNWYKPGQVSLEKDLILPYVPNVHLCDPKCLSESETNRKTLLFFRGRLKRNAGGKIRSKLGAELSGTEGVQIEEGTAGEAGKQAAQDGMRKSIFCLSPAGDTPSSARLFDAIVSGCIPVIVSDELELPFEGILDYRKIALFVSSSDAVQPGWLLTFLRSISPSQIREMRTNLAKMAGKLVNIKLHTQRSQRVVKESRRMVFGYSSITLGYHGCKC; this is encoded by the exons atggCCGGAAAACATTCCTCCTCCATAACACCCCGCACCAGATCTCGACTCCTccttttcctcctctctctcctacccctctctctcctcttctacACCATCTCCTTCTTCACATCTCCTTCCGATTCCCTTCCGCTCCGGTCCTCCCCAAACTCTAACCCCAGCGCCGACTACTCCTTCGTCGCCTCCCTCGAGAAATTCCTCGCCCAAGAACCTCGCGCTCTATTGGATGACACCGTGGCTTCAGCGAGCGAACAAGGCGTGACGAAGCTGGACGATATGATTTGGAAAACAGAGACCGAAAGGCTCTACGGCGATCCGCTTTTTCCTCCTCTTAGGGTTTACGTTTACGAGATGCCGAAGAAGTTCACGTACGATCTGCTGACGTTGTTTTGGAATACGTACAGAGAGACGTCGAATCTCACTTCGAATGGTAGCCCTGTGCATCGTCTGATCGAACAG CATTCTATTGACTATTGGCTGTGGACGGACTTGATTGCACCGGAATCTGAAAGGCTTCTGAAAAATGTTGTAAGAGTTCATCGTCAGGAGGAGGCAGACCTCTTCTACATTCCAATTTTCACAACCATCAGCTTTTTCTTGATGGAGAAGCAGCAATGCAAGGCACTTTATAGG GAAGCTTTGAAGTGGGTAACAGATCAGCCCGCATGGAAGCGATCTGAAGGAAGAGACCATATACTTCCAGTTCATCATCCCTGGTCTTTCAAGTCTGTTCGCAGATATATGAAGAATGCAATTTGGCTGTTACCAGATATGGACTCCACAGGGAACTG GTACAAGCCTGGGCAAGTTTCACTTGAGAAAGACTTGATACTTCCATATGTCCCCAATGTTCATTTGTGTGATCCAAAATGCTTGTCCGAAAGTGAAACCAACAGAAAGACACTCTTATTTTTCCGAGGGAGGCTTAAAAGAAATGCT GGAGGAAAAATACGTTCTAAACTTGGGGCTGAGCTTAGTGGTACTGAGGGTGTCCAAATAGAAGAAGGGACGGCTGGAGAAGCAGGCAAACAAGCGGCTCAGGATGGCATGCGCAA GTCCATCTTTTGCCTAAGTCCAGCTGGCGATACTCCGTCATCTGCCCGATTGTTTGATGCTATTGTGAGTGGGTGCATCCCTGTTATAGTTAGTGATGAACTAGAGCTTCCTTTTGAAGGAATACTTGATTATCGGAAG ATAGCTCTGTTTGTTTCCTCCAGTGATGCTGTGCAGCCGGGCTGGCTTTTAACATTCCTTAGAAGTATTAGTCCTTCTCAGATCAGAGAAATGAGAACGAATCTAGCTAAG ATGGCTGGTAAGTTGGTGAACATCAAGCTTCACACTCAGAGATCCCAGCGGGTGGTGAAAGAATCTAGAAG AATGGTTTTCGGTTACTCTTCTATCACGTTAGGGTATCATGGCTGCAAATGCTAG
- the LOC131319950 gene encoding probable arabinosyltransferase ARAD1 isoform X2, with the protein MAGKHSSSITPRTRSRLLLFLLSLLPLSLLFYTISFFTSPSDSLPLRSSPNSNPSADYSFVASLEKFLAQEPRALLDDTVASASEQGVTKLDDMIWKTETERLYGDPLFPPLRVYVYEMPKKFTYDLLTLFWNTYRETSNLTSNGSPVHRLIEQHSIDYWLWTDLIAPESERLLKNVVRVHRQEEADLFYIPIFTTISFFLMEKQQCKALYREALKWVTDQPAWKRSEGRDHILPVHHPWSFKSVRRYMKNAIWLLPDMDSTGNWYKPGQVSLEKDLILPYVPNVHLCDPKCLSESETNRKTLLFFRGRLKRNAGGKIRSKLGAELSGTEGVQIEEGTAGEAGKQAAQDGMRKSIFCLSPAGDTPSSARLFDAIVSGCIPVIVSDELELPFEGILDYRKIALFVSSSDAVQPGWLLTFLRSISPSQIREMRTNLAKYSRHFLYSHPAQPLGPEDLVWRMMAGKLVNIKLHTQRSQRVVKESRRMVFGYSSITLGYHGCKC; encoded by the exons atggCCGGAAAACATTCCTCCTCCATAACACCCCGCACCAGATCTCGACTCCTccttttcctcctctctctcctacccctctctctcctcttctacACCATCTCCTTCTTCACATCTCCTTCCGATTCCCTTCCGCTCCGGTCCTCCCCAAACTCTAACCCCAGCGCCGACTACTCCTTCGTCGCCTCCCTCGAGAAATTCCTCGCCCAAGAACCTCGCGCTCTATTGGATGACACCGTGGCTTCAGCGAGCGAACAAGGCGTGACGAAGCTGGACGATATGATTTGGAAAACAGAGACCGAAAGGCTCTACGGCGATCCGCTTTTTCCTCCTCTTAGGGTTTACGTTTACGAGATGCCGAAGAAGTTCACGTACGATCTGCTGACGTTGTTTTGGAATACGTACAGAGAGACGTCGAATCTCACTTCGAATGGTAGCCCTGTGCATCGTCTGATCGAACAG CATTCTATTGACTATTGGCTGTGGACGGACTTGATTGCACCGGAATCTGAAAGGCTTCTGAAAAATGTTGTAAGAGTTCATCGTCAGGAGGAGGCAGACCTCTTCTACATTCCAATTTTCACAACCATCAGCTTTTTCTTGATGGAGAAGCAGCAATGCAAGGCACTTTATAGG GAAGCTTTGAAGTGGGTAACAGATCAGCCCGCATGGAAGCGATCTGAAGGAAGAGACCATATACTTCCAGTTCATCATCCCTGGTCTTTCAAGTCTGTTCGCAGATATATGAAGAATGCAATTTGGCTGTTACCAGATATGGACTCCACAGGGAACTG GTACAAGCCTGGGCAAGTTTCACTTGAGAAAGACTTGATACTTCCATATGTCCCCAATGTTCATTTGTGTGATCCAAAATGCTTGTCCGAAAGTGAAACCAACAGAAAGACACTCTTATTTTTCCGAGGGAGGCTTAAAAGAAATGCT GGAGGAAAAATACGTTCTAAACTTGGGGCTGAGCTTAGTGGTACTGAGGGTGTCCAAATAGAAGAAGGGACGGCTGGAGAAGCAGGCAAACAAGCGGCTCAGGATGGCATGCGCAA GTCCATCTTTTGCCTAAGTCCAGCTGGCGATACTCCGTCATCTGCCCGATTGTTTGATGCTATTGTGAGTGGGTGCATCCCTGTTATAGTTAGTGATGAACTAGAGCTTCCTTTTGAAGGAATACTTGATTATCGGAAG ATAGCTCTGTTTGTTTCCTCCAGTGATGCTGTGCAGCCGGGCTGGCTTTTAACATTCCTTAGAAGTATTAGTCCTTCTCAGATCAGAGAAATGAGAACGAATCTAGCTAAG TACTCAAGACATTTCTTGTACTCCCATCCTGCTCAACCTTTGGGTCCTGAAGATTTGGTTTGGCGAATG ATGGCTGGTAAGTTGGTGAACATCAAGCTTCACACTCAGAGATCCCAGCGGGTGGTGAAAGAATCTAGAAG AATGGTTTTCGGTTACTCTTCTATCACGTTAGGGTATCATGGCTGCAAATGCTAG
- the LOC131319951 gene encoding TOM1-like protein 1 has protein sequence MSDNLMEKLSALGERLKIGGAEVGRKMSAGMTSMSFKVKELVQGPNQVDKVVEDATAETLDEPDWATNLELCDMVNHDRINSVDLIRGIKKRIMLKSPRVQYLAMVLLETLVKNCEKAFSEVAAERVLDEMVKLIDDPQTVVNNRNKALTLIEAWGESSDELRYLPVYEETYKSLKSRGIRFPGRDNESLAPIFTPPRSVSASESSPNLAQQLDHEIPAQTFSAEQTKEAFDVARNSIELLTSVLSSSPQQDALEDDLTTTLVHQCHRSQYTVQRIIETAGDNEALLFEALNVNDEIQKVISRYEDLKKPSVVHREPEPAMIPVAVEPDDSPHFGKEDALIRKSATSRAAGPAGHNDEMMDDLDEMIFGTKSSGTSESGQDTSKKPQPTKDDLISF, from the exons ATGAGTGACAATTTGATGGAGAAACTTAGCGCTTTGGGTGAGCGCTTGAAGATTGGTGGAGCTGAGGTTGGTCGCAAGATGAGTGCTGGGATGACCTCGATGAGTTTCAAAGTGAAGGAGCTAGTCCAAGGCCCGAATCAGGTTGATAAGGTTGTTGAGGACGCAACAGCTGAAACGCTGGACGAGCCTGATTGGGCCACTAACCTTGAACTTTGTGACATGGTGAATCATGACAGGATCAACAGCGTTGATTTGATCCGTGGAATAAAGAAAAGGATCATGTTGAAGAGCCCTAGGGTTCAGTACTTGGCTATGGTGTTACTTGAAACTCTAGTTAAGAATTGTGAGAAGGCATTCTCGGAGGTTGCGGCGGAGCGGGTGTTGGATGAGATGGTGAAGTTGATTGATGACCCCCAGACTGTTGTTAACAACAGGAACAAGGCTCTGACACTGATTGAAGCTTGGGGGGAGTCTTCTGATGAGCTGCGGTATTTGCCTGTTTATGAAGAGACATACAAG AGTTTGAAATCAAGGGGCATACGGTTCCCTGGCCGTGATAATGAGAGTTTGGCTCCTATATTTACTCCTCCTCGTTCAGTCTCGGCTTCAGAATCCAGTCCTAATCTTGCTCAACAACTTGACCATGAGATTCCTGCACAAACCTTTTCAGCTGAACAAACAAAGGAAGCATTTGATGTGGCTCGAAACAGTATTGAGCTTCTAACATCAGTTTTGTCCTCTTCGCCCCAACAAGATGCTCTAGAG GACGACTTGACAACCACACTTGTACATCAGTGTCATCGGTCCCAGTATACTGTCCAGAGAATCATTGAGACTGCAGGGGACAACGAAGCCTTACTTTTTGAAGCCTTGAACGTGAACGATGAAATCCAGAAAGTCATCTCGAGGTATGAAGATTTGAAGAAACCTTCTGTCGTTCATCGGGAGCCCGAGCCTGCTATGATTCCTGTAGCCGTGGAGCCCGATGATTCACCCCATTTTGGGAAAGAAGATGCCCTCATCAGAAAATCAGCAACTTCTCGGGCTGCTGGGCCTGCAGGGCACAACGATGAGATGATGGATGATCTCGATGAGATGATTTTTGGCACGAAATCCAGCGGCACATCTGAATCGGGGCAGGACACCTCAAAGAAGCCGCAACCCACTAAAGATGACCTGATCTCATTTTGA
- the LOC131319950 gene encoding probable arabinosyltransferase ARAD1 isoform X5, which yields MAGKHSSSITPRTRSRLLLFLLSLLPLSLLFYTISFFTSPSDSLPLRSSPNSNPSADYSFVASLEKFLAQEPRALLDDTVASASEQGVTKLDDMIWKTETERLYGDPLFPPLRVYVYEMPKKFTYDLLTLFWNTYRETSNLTSNGSPVHRLIEQHSIDYWLWTDLIAPESERLLKNVVRVHRQEEADLFYIPIFTTISFFLMEKQQCKALYREALKWVTDQPAWKRSEGRDHILPVHHPWSFKSVRRYMKNAIWLLPDMDSTGNWYKPGQVSLEKDLILPYVPNVHLCDPKCLSESETNRKTLLFFRGRLKRNAGGKIRSKLGAELSGTEGVQIEEGTAGEAGKQAAQDGMRKSIFCLSPAGDTPSSARLFDAIVSGCIPVIVSDELELPFEGILDYRKVVLHDW from the exons atggCCGGAAAACATTCCTCCTCCATAACACCCCGCACCAGATCTCGACTCCTccttttcctcctctctctcctacccctctctctcctcttctacACCATCTCCTTCTTCACATCTCCTTCCGATTCCCTTCCGCTCCGGTCCTCCCCAAACTCTAACCCCAGCGCCGACTACTCCTTCGTCGCCTCCCTCGAGAAATTCCTCGCCCAAGAACCTCGCGCTCTATTGGATGACACCGTGGCTTCAGCGAGCGAACAAGGCGTGACGAAGCTGGACGATATGATTTGGAAAACAGAGACCGAAAGGCTCTACGGCGATCCGCTTTTTCCTCCTCTTAGGGTTTACGTTTACGAGATGCCGAAGAAGTTCACGTACGATCTGCTGACGTTGTTTTGGAATACGTACAGAGAGACGTCGAATCTCACTTCGAATGGTAGCCCTGTGCATCGTCTGATCGAACAG CATTCTATTGACTATTGGCTGTGGACGGACTTGATTGCACCGGAATCTGAAAGGCTTCTGAAAAATGTTGTAAGAGTTCATCGTCAGGAGGAGGCAGACCTCTTCTACATTCCAATTTTCACAACCATCAGCTTTTTCTTGATGGAGAAGCAGCAATGCAAGGCACTTTATAGG GAAGCTTTGAAGTGGGTAACAGATCAGCCCGCATGGAAGCGATCTGAAGGAAGAGACCATATACTTCCAGTTCATCATCCCTGGTCTTTCAAGTCTGTTCGCAGATATATGAAGAATGCAATTTGGCTGTTACCAGATATGGACTCCACAGGGAACTG GTACAAGCCTGGGCAAGTTTCACTTGAGAAAGACTTGATACTTCCATATGTCCCCAATGTTCATTTGTGTGATCCAAAATGCTTGTCCGAAAGTGAAACCAACAGAAAGACACTCTTATTTTTCCGAGGGAGGCTTAAAAGAAATGCT GGAGGAAAAATACGTTCTAAACTTGGGGCTGAGCTTAGTGGTACTGAGGGTGTCCAAATAGAAGAAGGGACGGCTGGAGAAGCAGGCAAACAAGCGGCTCAGGATGGCATGCGCAA GTCCATCTTTTGCCTAAGTCCAGCTGGCGATACTCCGTCATCTGCCCGATTGTTTGATGCTATTGTGAGTGGGTGCATCCCTGTTATAGTTAGTGATGAACTAGAGCTTCCTTTTGAAGGAATACTTGATTATCGGAAG GTTGTGCTTCACGATTGGTAG
- the LOC131319950 gene encoding probable arabinosyltransferase ARAD1 isoform X1 — protein sequence MAGKHSSSITPRTRSRLLLFLLSLLPLSLLFYTISFFTSPSDSLPLRSSPNSNPSADYSFVASLEKFLAQEPRALLDDTVASASEQGVTKLDDMIWKTETERLYGDPLFPPLRVYVYEMPKKFTYDLLTLFWNTYRETSNLTSNGSPVHRLIEQHSIDYWLWTDLIAPESERLLKNVVRVHRQEEADLFYIPIFTTISFFLMEKQQCKALYREALKWVTDQPAWKRSEGRDHILPVHHPWSFKSVRRYMKNAIWLLPDMDSTGNWYKPGQVSLEKDLILPYVPNVHLCDPKCLSESETNRKTLLFFRGRLKRNAGGKIRSKLGAELSGTEGVQIEEGTAGEAGKQAAQDGMRKSIFCLSPAGDTPSSARLFDAIVSGCIPVIVSDELELPFEGILDYRKIALFVSSSDAVQPGWLLTFLRSISPSQIREMRTNLAKYSRHFLYSHPAQPLGPEDLVWRMMAGKLVNIKLHTQRSQRVVKESRSLCTCDCRRANLTSPGDERI from the exons atggCCGGAAAACATTCCTCCTCCATAACACCCCGCACCAGATCTCGACTCCTccttttcctcctctctctcctacccctctctctcctcttctacACCATCTCCTTCTTCACATCTCCTTCCGATTCCCTTCCGCTCCGGTCCTCCCCAAACTCTAACCCCAGCGCCGACTACTCCTTCGTCGCCTCCCTCGAGAAATTCCTCGCCCAAGAACCTCGCGCTCTATTGGATGACACCGTGGCTTCAGCGAGCGAACAAGGCGTGACGAAGCTGGACGATATGATTTGGAAAACAGAGACCGAAAGGCTCTACGGCGATCCGCTTTTTCCTCCTCTTAGGGTTTACGTTTACGAGATGCCGAAGAAGTTCACGTACGATCTGCTGACGTTGTTTTGGAATACGTACAGAGAGACGTCGAATCTCACTTCGAATGGTAGCCCTGTGCATCGTCTGATCGAACAG CATTCTATTGACTATTGGCTGTGGACGGACTTGATTGCACCGGAATCTGAAAGGCTTCTGAAAAATGTTGTAAGAGTTCATCGTCAGGAGGAGGCAGACCTCTTCTACATTCCAATTTTCACAACCATCAGCTTTTTCTTGATGGAGAAGCAGCAATGCAAGGCACTTTATAGG GAAGCTTTGAAGTGGGTAACAGATCAGCCCGCATGGAAGCGATCTGAAGGAAGAGACCATATACTTCCAGTTCATCATCCCTGGTCTTTCAAGTCTGTTCGCAGATATATGAAGAATGCAATTTGGCTGTTACCAGATATGGACTCCACAGGGAACTG GTACAAGCCTGGGCAAGTTTCACTTGAGAAAGACTTGATACTTCCATATGTCCCCAATGTTCATTTGTGTGATCCAAAATGCTTGTCCGAAAGTGAAACCAACAGAAAGACACTCTTATTTTTCCGAGGGAGGCTTAAAAGAAATGCT GGAGGAAAAATACGTTCTAAACTTGGGGCTGAGCTTAGTGGTACTGAGGGTGTCCAAATAGAAGAAGGGACGGCTGGAGAAGCAGGCAAACAAGCGGCTCAGGATGGCATGCGCAA GTCCATCTTTTGCCTAAGTCCAGCTGGCGATACTCCGTCATCTGCCCGATTGTTTGATGCTATTGTGAGTGGGTGCATCCCTGTTATAGTTAGTGATGAACTAGAGCTTCCTTTTGAAGGAATACTTGATTATCGGAAG ATAGCTCTGTTTGTTTCCTCCAGTGATGCTGTGCAGCCGGGCTGGCTTTTAACATTCCTTAGAAGTATTAGTCCTTCTCAGATCAGAGAAATGAGAACGAATCTAGCTAAG TACTCAAGACATTTCTTGTACTCCCATCCTGCTCAACCTTTGGGTCCTGAAGATTTGGTTTGGCGAATG ATGGCTGGTAAGTTGGTGAACATCAAGCTTCACACTCAGAGATCCCAGCGGGTGGTGAAAGAATCTAGAAGCCTGTGCACTTGTGATTGCAGGCGTGCCAACCTCACAAGCCCGGGTGATGAAAGAATCTAG
- the LOC131319950 gene encoding probable arabinosyltransferase ARAD1 isoform X3 — protein MAGKHSSSITPRTRSRLLLFLLSLLPLSLLFYTISFFTSPSDSLPLRSSPNSNPSADYSFVASLEKFLAQEPRALLDDTVASASEQGVTKLDDMIWKTETERLYGDPLFPPLRVYVYEMPKKFTYDLLTLFWNTYRETSNLTSNGSPVHRLIEQHSIDYWLWTDLIAPESERLLKNVVRVHRQEEADLFYIPIFTTISFFLMEKQQCKALYREALKWVTDQPAWKRSEGRDHILPVHHPWSFKSVRRYMKNAIWLLPDMDSTGNWYKPGQVSLEKDLILPYVPNVHLCDPKCLSESETNRKTLLFFRGRLKRNAGGKIRSKLGAELSGTEGVQIEEGTAGEAGKQAAQDGMRKSIFCLSPAGDTPSSARLFDAIVSGCIPVIVSDELELPFEGILDYRKIALFVSSSDAVQPGWLLTFLRSISPSQIREMRTNLAKMAGKLVNIKLHTQRSQRVVKESRSLCTCDCRRANLTSPGDERI, from the exons atggCCGGAAAACATTCCTCCTCCATAACACCCCGCACCAGATCTCGACTCCTccttttcctcctctctctcctacccctctctctcctcttctacACCATCTCCTTCTTCACATCTCCTTCCGATTCCCTTCCGCTCCGGTCCTCCCCAAACTCTAACCCCAGCGCCGACTACTCCTTCGTCGCCTCCCTCGAGAAATTCCTCGCCCAAGAACCTCGCGCTCTATTGGATGACACCGTGGCTTCAGCGAGCGAACAAGGCGTGACGAAGCTGGACGATATGATTTGGAAAACAGAGACCGAAAGGCTCTACGGCGATCCGCTTTTTCCTCCTCTTAGGGTTTACGTTTACGAGATGCCGAAGAAGTTCACGTACGATCTGCTGACGTTGTTTTGGAATACGTACAGAGAGACGTCGAATCTCACTTCGAATGGTAGCCCTGTGCATCGTCTGATCGAACAG CATTCTATTGACTATTGGCTGTGGACGGACTTGATTGCACCGGAATCTGAAAGGCTTCTGAAAAATGTTGTAAGAGTTCATCGTCAGGAGGAGGCAGACCTCTTCTACATTCCAATTTTCACAACCATCAGCTTTTTCTTGATGGAGAAGCAGCAATGCAAGGCACTTTATAGG GAAGCTTTGAAGTGGGTAACAGATCAGCCCGCATGGAAGCGATCTGAAGGAAGAGACCATATACTTCCAGTTCATCATCCCTGGTCTTTCAAGTCTGTTCGCAGATATATGAAGAATGCAATTTGGCTGTTACCAGATATGGACTCCACAGGGAACTG GTACAAGCCTGGGCAAGTTTCACTTGAGAAAGACTTGATACTTCCATATGTCCCCAATGTTCATTTGTGTGATCCAAAATGCTTGTCCGAAAGTGAAACCAACAGAAAGACACTCTTATTTTTCCGAGGGAGGCTTAAAAGAAATGCT GGAGGAAAAATACGTTCTAAACTTGGGGCTGAGCTTAGTGGTACTGAGGGTGTCCAAATAGAAGAAGGGACGGCTGGAGAAGCAGGCAAACAAGCGGCTCAGGATGGCATGCGCAA GTCCATCTTTTGCCTAAGTCCAGCTGGCGATACTCCGTCATCTGCCCGATTGTTTGATGCTATTGTGAGTGGGTGCATCCCTGTTATAGTTAGTGATGAACTAGAGCTTCCTTTTGAAGGAATACTTGATTATCGGAAG ATAGCTCTGTTTGTTTCCTCCAGTGATGCTGTGCAGCCGGGCTGGCTTTTAACATTCCTTAGAAGTATTAGTCCTTCTCAGATCAGAGAAATGAGAACGAATCTAGCTAAG ATGGCTGGTAAGTTGGTGAACATCAAGCTTCACACTCAGAGATCCCAGCGGGTGGTGAAAGAATCTAGAAGCCTGTGCACTTGTGATTGCAGGCGTGCCAACCTCACAAGCCCGGGTGATGAAAGAATCTAG